A genomic stretch from Setaria viridis chromosome 1, Setaria_viridis_v4.0, whole genome shotgun sequence includes:
- the LOC117841406 gene encoding uncharacterized protein encodes MATAVLRSHDVLNNRMHLDAFTPSPTKPRRRRSPKPAGASSPPPRAAAVASPPPKAAAVASPAPKTAALASPPVKGASSGRRSPPARPAARKQPSPTKEKPKQRLVMEEVRILKRGEEPPAPAPTPAPAPVVAAPVAKAAAAVDKRAPCSTGRIGPQAPTVVPTKKIVSAASAPDAARYAGPAFSAAAPEPSSLPMPAFFLRRAESEATRGLRCLLRIGELA; translated from the coding sequence atggccaccgCGGTGCTCAGATCCCATGACGTGCTCAACAACCGGATGCATCTGGACGCCTTCACCCCGTCCCCGACGaagccccgccggcgccggagcccgaAGCCGGCTGGCGCGTCCTCGCCGCCCCCCAGGGCAGCGGCGGTAGCGTCACCGCCCCCCAAGGCGGCAGCGGTAGCCTCACCGGCGCCCAAGACGGCGGCGTTGGCGTCCCCGCCGGTTAAGGGGGCGTCTTctggccgccgctcgccgccggcgaggccggctGCGCGGAAGCAGCCGTCCCCGACGAAGGAGAAGCCGAAGCAGCGGCTTGTTATGGAGGAGGTCCGGATCCTCAAGCGCGGAGAGGAGCCCCCTGCTCCGGCCCCAaccccagcgccggcgccggtcgtAGCAGCGCCCGTGGCGAAAGCCGCGGCAGCGGTGGACAAGCGCGCCCCCTGCTCCACTGGCCGGATCGGGCCGCAGGCGCCCACCGTCGTGCCGACGAAGAAGATCgtgtccgccgcctccgcccccgacGCGGCCCGCTACGCGGGCCCGGCGTTTTCCGCCGCGGCTCCCGAGCCGAGCTCGCTCCCCATGCCGGCGTTCTTCCTCCGGCGTGCGGAGTCCGAGGCCACCCGCGGCCTCCGCTGCCTCCTCCGCATCGGTGAGCTCGCCTGA
- the LOC117841405 gene encoding transmembrane 9 superfamily member 11 — translation MARLGALLLVAVAAAAALLCALPGARGFYLPGSYPHKYNPGEPLSVKVNSLTSIDTEMPFSYYSLPFCVPPEGVKDSAENLGELLMGDRIENSPYRFKMYTNESDVFLCRSAPLAPDAFALLKKRIDEMYQVNLILDNLPAIRYTKKDDYFLRWTGYPVGIRVGVDYYVFNHLQFTVLVHKYEDANVARVMGAADATDAIPAGGKDGGSSSGWMVVGFEVVPCSIKHNPEDVKSTKMYDRYPSKIKCDPTTVSMSIKENEPIVYTYEVSFVESDIKWPSRWDAYLKMEGAKVHWFSILNSLMVIAFLAGIVFVILLRTVRRDLTKYEELDSEAQAQMNEELSGWKLVVSDVFRAPSNPMLLCVMVGDGVQILGMAVVTILFAALGFMSPASRGTLITGMLFFYLVLGILAGYAGVRVWKTIKCGDHSGWVGVSWRVACFFPGIAFLILTTLNFLLWGSQSTGAIPFSLFVVLLLLWFCISVPLTLVGGFLGAKAPHIEYPVRTNQIPREIPPQRYPSWLLVLGAGTLPFGTLFIELFFIMSSIWMGRVYYVFGFLFIVLLLLVIVCAEVSLVLTYMHLCVEDWKWWWKSFFSSGSVAIYIFLYSINYLVFDLKSLSGPVSATLYIGYSLFMVIAIMLATGTVGFISSFCFVHYLFSSVKAD, via the coding sequence ATGGCACGCCtcggcgcgctcctcctcgtcgccgtcgcggcggcggcggcgctgctctgCGCGCTGCCGGGCGCCCGGGGATTCTACCTCCCGGGGAGCTACCCGCACAAGTACAACCCCGGTGAGCCGCTCAGCGTCAAGGTGAACTCCCTCACCTCCATCGACACCGAGATGCCCTTCAGCTACTACAGCCTCCCCTTCTGCGTCCCGCCGGAGGGCGTCAAGGACAGCGCCGAGAACCTCGGCGAGCTCCTCATGGGCGACCGCATCGAGAACTCGCCCTACCGCTTCAAGATGTACACCAACGAGTCCGACGTCTTCCTCTGCCGCTCCGCCCCGCTCGCCCCCGACGCCTTCGCCCTGCTCAAGAAGCGCATCGACGAGATGTACCAGGTCAACCTCATCCTCGACAACCTCCCCGCCATCCGCTACACCAAGAAGGACGACTACTTCCTGCGCTGGACCGGGTACCCCGTCGGGATCCGCGTCGGCGTCGACTACTACGTCTTCAACCACCTCCAGTTCACCGTCCTCGTCCACAAGTACGAGGACGCCAATGTCGCGCGCGTCAtgggcgccgccgacgccacagACGCCATCCCCGCCGGGGGCAAGGACGGGGGCTCCTCCTCTGGCTGGATGGTGGTCGGCTTCGAGGTCGTGCCGTGCAGCATCAAGCACAACCCGGAGGACGTCAAGTCGACCAAGATGTACGACCGCTACCCCAGCAAGATCAAGTGCGACCCGACCACCGTGTCCATGAGCATCAAGGAGAACGAGCCCATTGTCTACACTTATGAGGTGTCCTTCGTCGAGAGCGACATCAAGTGGCCGTCGAGGTGGGATGCCTACCTCAAGATGGAGGGGGCCAAGGTGCACTGGTTCTCCATTCTCAACTCCCTGATGGTGATTGCCTTCCTTGCTGGTATTGTGTTTGTCATACTGTTGAGGACTGTGAGGCGTGATCTGACCAAGTATGAGGAGCTCGATAGCGAGGCGCAGGCACAGATGAATGAGGAGCTGTCTGGGTGGAAGCTTGTGGTCAGTGATGTATTCCGTGCACCAAGCAACCCAATGCTGCTCTGTGTCATGGTTGGGGATGGCGTTCAGATCCTTGGGATGGCGGTCGTGACCATTCTGTTTGCTGCACTTGGTTTCATGTCCCCTGCCTCGCGTGGTACCCTGATCACAGGCATGCTTTTCTTCTATCTGGTCCTCGGAATCCTGGCTGGATATGCTGGTGTTCGTGTATGGAAGACGATCAAGTGCGGGGATCACTCTGGGTGGGTGGGTGTTTCGTGGCGGGTGGcctgcttcttccccggcatTGCCTTCCTGATCTTGACCACGCTCAACTTCCTGCTGTGGGGAAGCCAAAGCACCGGTGCCATCCCCTTCTCATTGTTCGTTGTGCTGCTTCTGCTCTGGTTCTGCATCTCTGTGCCGCTCACGCTTGTTGGTGGATTCCTTGGTGCGAAGGCACCACACATCGAGTACCCTGTCCGCACGAACCAGATCCCCCGTGAGATCCCTCCTCAGAGGTACCCATCCTGGTTGTTGGTTCTTGGTGCTGGCACACTGCCCTTCGGCACCCTATTCATTGAGCTCTTCTTCATCATGTCGAGCATATGGATGGGGCGTGTGTACTATGTTTTCGGATTCCTCTTCATCGTCTTGCTGCTCCTGGTTATTGTCTGCGCCGAGGTTTCACTGGTTCTTACTTACATGCACCTGTGCGTTGAGGATTGGAAGTGGTGGTGGAAATCTTTCTTCTCATCTGGATCGGTGGCAATCTACATTTTCTTGTACTCGATCAACTATCTCGTTTTTGACCTCAAAAGCCTGAGTGGACCAGTGTCTGCGACCCTCTACATTGGGTACTCACTCTTCATGGTGATTGCTATTATGCTGGCAACTGGAACGGTTGGGTTTATTTCTTCATTCTGCTTTGTCCACTATCTTTTCTCATCGGTGAAAGCAGACTGA
- the LOC117841407 gene encoding alpha-1,6-mannosyl-glycoprotein 2-beta-N-acetylglucosaminyltransferase, protein MPASSSSSSSSSSHHHRARLRSRTAPLLLVILVAVFAVTELLRTSSRGGLPASTRRLGSSHAKANHSVAQRKILLDPDFTPRLPRQSPLSLSLSARNALPPRNTGRFPALPDGHLKIVLYVHNRPRYLRLVVDSLSRVEGIGEALLIVSHDGYFPEMDKIVQGIDFCQVKQIFAPYSPHLFPDAFPGVTPGDCQSKDKAKEKGCQGDPDQYGNHRSPRIVSLKHHWWWMMNTVWDGLEETMDFDGHILFIEEDHYIFPNAYRNAQLLVDLKPKKCPGCYAVNLAPSDVKAKGEGWESLVAEKMGNIGYAFNRTVWRKIHAKAKQFCTFDEYNWDITMWATVYPSFGAPVYSLRGPRRSAAHFGKCGLHQGQGSSNVCVDNGSGAVELEEIDKVPNIKADWPVRIIQRQEGYQAGFKGWGGWGDRRDRELCLSFAYMYHVKDPPSA, encoded by the coding sequence atgcccgcctcctcctcctcctcctcctcctcctcgtcccacCACCACCGTGCCCGCCTCCGCTCCCGCACCGCGCCCCTCCTGCTCGTCATCTTGGTCGCCGTCTTCGCCGTCACCGAGCTCCTCCGCACAagcagccgcggcggcctcccggCGTCCACGCGCCGGCTCGGCTCCTCCCACGCCAAGGCCAACCACAGCGTGGCGCAGCGCAAGATCCTGCTCGACCCGGACTTCACGCCGCGGCTGCCGCGCCAGAGCCCGCTCTCCCTCTCGCTCTCCGCGCGCAACGCGCTGCCGCCCCGCAACACCGGCCGCTTCCCGGCCCTCCCCGATGGCCACCTCAAGATCGTGCTCTACGTGCACAACCGACCCCGCTACCTTCGCCTCGTCGTCGACAGCCTCTCCCGCGTCGAGGGCATCGGGGAGGCGCTGCTCATCGTCAGCCACGACGGCTACTTCCCGGAGATGGACAAGATCGTGCAGGGCATCGATTTCTGCCAGGTGAAGCAGATCTTCGCGCCCTACTCGCCGCACCTCTTCCCAGATGCCTTCCCCGGCGTCACCCCTGGGGACTGCCAGAGCAAGGACAAGGCCAAGGAGAAGGGGTGCCAGGGCGACCCGGACCAGTACGGCAACCACAGGTCTCCGAGGATCGTGTCTCTCAAGCACCACTGGTGGTGGATGATGAACACCGTGTGGGATGGGCTGGAGGAGACCATGGACTTCGATGGCCACATTCTCTTCATAGAGGAGGACCACTACATCTTCCCTAATGCGTACCGGAACGCACAGCTGCTTGTGGATTTGAAACCGAAAAAGTGTCCCGGGTGCTATGCTGTCAATTTGGCGCCGTCAGATGTCAAGGCGAAAGGCGAAGGTTGGGAGAGCTTGGTTGCCGAGAAGATGGGTAACATTGGCTACGCCTTCAATAGAACAGTGTGGAGGAAGATTCATGCCAAGGCTAAGCAGTTCTGCACATTTGATGAGTACAATTGGGATATAACCATGTGGGCAACTGTGTACCCATCGTTTGGAGCTCCTGTTTACAGTCTCAGGGGGCCTAGGAGAAGTGCTGCACATTTTGGCAAATGCGGCCTGCACCAAGGCCAAGGTTCGAGCAATGTCTGTGTGGATAATGGTTCAGGAGCTGTGGAATTAGAGGAGATCGACAAAGTCCCTAACATCAAAGCTGATTGGCCAGTGCGCATCATCCAGAGGCAAGAGGGGTATCAGGCTGGTTTCAAAGGATGGGGTGGTTGGGGTGATCGGCGTGACCGCGAGCTGTGCTTGAGTTTTGCATACATGTACCATGTTAAAGACCCACCATCAGCATAA
- the LOC117841408 gene encoding uncharacterized protein: MVLMAGMLPGVECARRRRLRQGGSSSGAAEAPCGTRRPSFCLYAGGHGRTHLGSSAVASSKERSGVCKEMMMARAWALDSNAREAKERLDQKLRGQRESAVKRHQMSTGTVRPLTAAKPPHATSTDASSNNLQHSATAAEPGATPRELQREVFSFSKPASGGGAAARRRRFSWRRLGRCSTPSSEAEAPWECAVCLEELRAGDVVAHLPCAHRFHWSCAVPWVRAASRCPVCRAQVHLAPSSPS, from the exons ATGGTCCTCATGGCCGGGATGCTCCCCGGCGTGgagtgcgcgcggcggcgtcggctcCGGCAGGGCGGGTCGTCgtccggcgcggcggaggcgccgtgCGGGACGCGGCGGCCGTCCTTCTGCCTCTacgccggcggccatggccgcacCCACCTTGGCTCCTCGGCGGTGGCTTCTTCCAAG GAGAGGAGCGGCGTGTGCAAGGAGATGATGatggcgcgcgcgtgggcgctGGACAGCAACGCCCGGGAGGCGAAGGAGAGGCTGGACCAGAAGCTCAGGGGCCAGAGAGAATCTGCGGTCAAGAG GCATCAGATGAGCACGGGCACCGTGCGACCTCTGACGGCAGCGAAGCCACCACACGCAACGAGCACGGACGCCAGCAGCAACAATCTCCAGCACTCGGCCACGGCGGCAGAGCCAGGCGCGACGCCGCGCGAGCTGCAGCGGGAGGTGTTCTCGTTCTCGAAGCCGGCGAgcggtggaggcgcggcggcccgGCGCCGTCGGTTCAGCTGGAGGCGGCTGGGAAGGTGCAGTACGCCGTcgtcggaggcggaggcgccgtGGGAGTGCGCGGTGTGCCTGGAGGAGCTCCGTGCTGGGGACGTGGTGGCGCACCTGCCCTGCGCGCACCGCTTCCACTGGTCCTGCGCCGTGCCCTGGGTCCGCGCCGCCTCGCGCTGCCCCGTCTGCCGCGCCCAAGTCCACctcgccccctcctcccccagctga
- the LOC117841410 gene encoding uncharacterized protein, which translates to MGAGSSRADAPSRRRARARLGLGGCFGAGSSSTTAGAARDGGSFAADAPSSSSRANEVQSRQSGRAVNALNFQASLAAKDLQISGESNPRLHSSSSTISHHLRFNHLNCHENKEDGLGAENAETSGLESSSRKAVMVRGSFSNEAVDVDITSREGINSVGSELGNVANTIPINELGGSISESDLHPSLITSGRIVSDLEGEIAPQVSSSTTVMTSERSDISQSSLTSMSPNSSTASSVTGEPTPDSIPTRADVPIFSGPHGQTGGSILHDDMMSIFSNDGLGRSRDSSGSEIRRSHRRVLWDTFSRRGSRGYPESDVDDLGFYSTWLDIGDDLFGELEESRHFHRRRHGSIRVSQYSRSRIREHRRAVFDSGNEQSTAACPLGIHPIGRCTCDSFFIAEESSARASISRIVMLTEALFEVLDEIHRQPASLSLSMVSVQAPESVVNSLPCKSYKKLETPQCSDDMEQCHICLTEYEDGEQIRTLPCKHEFHLQCVDKWLKEIHRVCPLCRGDVCEAAS; encoded by the exons ATGGGCGCCGGGAGCAGCCGCGCCGacgcgccgtcgcgccgccgggCCCGGgcgcgcctcggcctcggcgggtGCTTCGGAGCCGGATCATCCTCCACCACCGCGGGCGCTGCTCGTGACGGCGGGAGCTTCGCCGCGGACGCGCCTTCCTCATCCTCGCGCGCTAACGAG GTACAATCTCGGCAATCAGGGCGAGCAGTGAATGCTCTGAATTTTCAGGCTTCTCTAGCTGCTAAGGATCTCCAGATCTCCGGTGAGTCAAATCCAAGACTGCATTCGTCTTCAAGCACCATAAGCCATCATCTCAGGTTCAATCACCTCAATTGTCATGAAAACAAAGAAGATGGCCTGGGGGCTGAAAATGCTGAAACAAGTGGCCTTGAAAGCTCATCCAGAAAAGCCGTCATGGTTAGGGGAAGTTTCAGTAATGAAGCTGTTGATGTTGACATAACATCGAGAGAAGGAATAAATTCTGTAGGATCAGAGCTGGGAAATGTTGCTAACACAATCCCCATTAATGAACTTGGTGGTTCGATTTCTGAATCTGATTTGCACCCCTCGTTGATAACATCTGGAAGGATCGTGTCTGACTTAGAAGGAGAGATAGCTCCCCAGGTTTCTTCATCCACAACTGTTATGACTAGTGAAAGATCTGATATATCTCAATCTAGCTTAACATCTATGTCGCCTAACTCCTCAACTGCATCATCCGTTACTGGAGAACCAACACCAGATTCAATCCCTACCAGAGCAGATGTTCCCATATTCAGTGGGCCACACGGTCAGACTGGTGGGAGTATATTACATGATGACATGATGAGCATTTTCTCAAATGATGGTCTAGGACGCTCTAGAGATTCAAGTGGCAGTGAAATAAGGAGGAGTCACAGAAGGGTTCTATGGGATACATTTTCCAGGCGTGGCTCTAGAGGTTATCCAGAATCTGATGTTGATGATCTGGGATTTTACAGCACATGGCTAGACATTGGTGATGACCTTTTTGGGGAGTTGGAGGAGTCAAGACATTTTCATCGCAGACGCCATGGTTCAATAAGAGTAAGCCAGTATTCAAGATCCCGG ATTAGGGAGCATCGCCGTGCTGTTTTTGATAGTGGCAATGAACAAAGCACTGCAGCTTGTCCTTTGGGGATTCATCCAATTGGCCGATGCACCTGTGATTCTTTCTTTATTGCTGAAGAATCTAGTGCCCGAGCAAGTATATCAAGAATTGTCATGTTAACTGAGGCTTTATTTGAG GTGTTGGATGAAATTCACCGTCAACCTGCATCACTTTCACTTTCCATGGTCTCTGTTCAGGCTCCTGAATCTGTAGTTAATTCATTGCCATGTAAGAGCTACAAAAAGCTTGAGACACCCCAATGCAGTGATGACATGGAACA GTGCCATATCTGCTTAACTGAATATGAGGACGGAGAGCAGATAAGAACTCTTCCGTGCAAACACGAGTTTCACCTGCAATGTGTTGACAAATGGCTGAAAGAAATACACAG GGTGTGCCCGTTGTGCCGTGGAGACGTCTGCGAAGCTGCCTCCTGA
- the LOC117841413 gene encoding uncharacterized protein isoform X2 — MDSSPTSAAAAPMAASAPPLDDCLRLLRGERDEQKLAGLLVAANVCRAGDAGAVRKVYDAVGPRFLRRLLNTGLGKVEGGKEEEREAYLRLALTVLAGLARVPEVAADEGVVSTVPLVAEVVSKSADPAITEECFELLSLIAIASEDGAYKFCEPGVIDMIFLQISSLPDGSKCIELAINLMRLLVHKLKVDNMSVEKLQGMASMVTCLARLFAVLHTAVKFDALHMLTTLLSQKESPLHDLLRSMPASIWESHIRVGITAILQNRVVSSEKLHALLLAECMMSILGEDWLSEDCKIQNTQNVLPVDKFVLLVLESARIEVAVLLNELAYLKYESLKTSQTDEAVCQKQRNLAILFSLIERIIKMISNASSSEGAPSQTIRESTIMQAITGLNETISLVLDFLQDAKEHGQRKGDDLLAAARIVGSYLAEAPYACKEKTRNLLEFIFSIEGQDESSPFYSICFMLPMLSQITMEADGCRTLASFGGYKAVIDCLVKMTEQDGIDNGSMFLACDTIINFMSNKKSVNIPVDSCFIHLLKALVTWAGTTNASSVTMTASCLCAMLIDLTSEEFLLSCSDFDTKTLGSLSELIVRSLQQDVPDDDGEQFNQKQMIVSVSVQVTGDGLIDFHMLKT; from the exons ATG GATTCATCCCCGAcatcagccgccgccgcgccgatgGCGGCGTCCGCCCCGCCGCTCGACGACTGCCtgcgcctcctccgcggcgaGCGCGACGAGCAGAAGCTGGcgggcctcctcgtcgccgccaacGTCTGCCGCGcgggcgacgccggcgccgtccgGAAGGTCTACGACGCCGTCGGGCCCCGCTTCCTCCGGCGCCTCCTCAACACCG GGCTGGGGAAagtggagggagggaaggaggaggagcgggaggcgTACCTGCGCCTCGCCCTGACGGTGCTCGCCGGGCTCGCGCGCGTTCCGGAGGTTGCGGCCGACGAGGGGGTCGTCTCCACTGTGCCCCTAGTCGCCGAGGTTGTCTCCAAATC GGCTGATCCCGCAATCACTGAAGAATGCTTTGAACTTCTGTCACTTATTGCAATAGCCTCTGAAGACGGGGCTTACAAGTTTTGCGAGCCTGGTGTAATAGACATGATCTTccttcaaatctcaagcttACCAGATG GTTCAAAGTGCATAGAACTTGCCATTAATCTAATGCGATTACTTGTTCATAAACTCAAAGTCGACAACATGAGTGTGGAAAAACTGCAAGGAATGGCAAGCATG GTGACTTGCCTTGCCAGGCTTTTTGCTGTTCTTCATACTGCAGTTAAATTTGATGCCCTGCACATGCTTACCACCCTCCTGTCCCAAAAGGAATCT CCACTTCATGATCTTTTGAGATCAATGCCGGCATCAATTTGGGAATCTCACATTCGAGTTGGAATCACTGCCATCCTCCAAAATCGTGTTG TATCCTCTGAAAAGCTGCATGCTCTTCTTTTGGCGGAGTGCATGATGTCCATACTAGGTGAGGATTGGTTGTCAGAAGATTGTAAAATCCAAAATACCCAGAATGTGTTGCCTGTTGACAA ATTTGTATTGCTTGTCCTAGAGTCTGCAAGAATTGAAGTGGCAGTCCTTCTAAATGAGCTTGCTTATTTGAAGTACGAGTCTTTAAAAACTTCTCAGACAGATGAAGCCGTCTGTCAGAAACAGAGAAACCTCGCTATATTATTTTCATTAATAGAACGAATAATCAAAATGATATCAAATGCCAGTAGCAGTGAAG GTGCACCAAGTCAGACTATCCGTGAAAGTACCATAATGCAGGCCATCACTGGATTAAACGAGACAATCAGTTTAGTTTTAGACTTTCTGCAGGATGCAAAG GAACATGGGCAACGGAAAGGTGATGATCTTTTGGCAGCTGCGAGAATAGTAGGAAG TTACCTGGCAGAGGCACCATATGCCTGCAAGGAGAAAACTAGAAATCTATTGGAATTTATCTTTTCTATAGAAGGTCAAGATGAATCAAG CCCCTTCTATTCTATTTGCTTCATGCTTCCAATGCTATCTCAAATAACAATGGAGGCTGATGGATGTAGAACTTTGGCATCATTTGGCGGCTATAAGGCA GTTATAGATTGCCTTGTTAAAATGACTGAGCAGGATGGAATCGACAATGGTAGCATGTTTTTGGCATGTGATACCATTATAAACTTCATGTCTAAT AAGAAAAGTGTCAATATTCCAGTGGATTCTTGTTTCATCCACCTCCTAAAAGCACTTGTTACATGGGCTG GAACCACAAATGCCTCATCGGTTACCATGACAGCATCCTGCTTATGCGCAATGCTGATAGACTTGACATCAGAAGAGTTTCTGTTGAGCTGCTCTGATTTTGACACCAAGACCCTTGGGAGTTTGTCTGAGCTCATTGTCAGAAGTTTGCAGCAG GATGTCCCTGACGATGATGGGGAGCAATTCAACCAGAAGCAGATGATTGTATCAG TATCCGTGCAGGTTACAGGCGATGGGCTAATCGATTTCCACATGTTAAAAACGTAG
- the LOC117841413 gene encoding uncharacterized protein isoform X1: MDSSPTSAAAAPMAASAPPLDDCLRLLRGERDEQKLAGLLVAANVCRAGDAGAVRKVYDAVGPRFLRRLLNTGLGKVEGGKEEEREAYLRLALTVLAGLARVPEVAADEGVVSTVPLVAEVVSKSADPAITEECFELLSLIAIASEDGAYKFCEPGVIDMIFLQISSLPDGSKCIELAINLMRLLVHKLKVDNMSVEKLQGMASMVTCLARLFAVLHTAVKFDALHMLTTLLSQKESPLHDLLRSMPASIWESHIRVGITAILQNRVVSSEKLHALLLAECMMSILGEDWLSEDCKIQNTQNVLPVDKFVLLVLESARIEVAVLLNELAYLKYESLKTSQTDEAVCQKQRNLAILFSLIERIIKMISNASSSEGAPSQTIRESTIMQAITGLNETISLVLDFLQDAKEHGQRKGDDLLAAARIVGSYLAEAPYACKEKTRNLLEFIFSIEGQDESSPFYSICFMLPMLSQITMEADGCRTLASFGGYKAVIDCLVKMTEQDGIDNGSMFLACDTIINFMSNKKSVNIPVDSCFIHLLKALVTWAGTTNASSVTMTASCLCAMLIDLTSEEFLLSCSDFDTKTLGSLSELIVRSLQQDVPDDDGEQFNQKQMIVSGYRRWANRFPHVKNVVEQHVSL, from the exons ATG GATTCATCCCCGAcatcagccgccgccgcgccgatgGCGGCGTCCGCCCCGCCGCTCGACGACTGCCtgcgcctcctccgcggcgaGCGCGACGAGCAGAAGCTGGcgggcctcctcgtcgccgccaacGTCTGCCGCGcgggcgacgccggcgccgtccgGAAGGTCTACGACGCCGTCGGGCCCCGCTTCCTCCGGCGCCTCCTCAACACCG GGCTGGGGAAagtggagggagggaaggaggaggagcgggaggcgTACCTGCGCCTCGCCCTGACGGTGCTCGCCGGGCTCGCGCGCGTTCCGGAGGTTGCGGCCGACGAGGGGGTCGTCTCCACTGTGCCCCTAGTCGCCGAGGTTGTCTCCAAATC GGCTGATCCCGCAATCACTGAAGAATGCTTTGAACTTCTGTCACTTATTGCAATAGCCTCTGAAGACGGGGCTTACAAGTTTTGCGAGCCTGGTGTAATAGACATGATCTTccttcaaatctcaagcttACCAGATG GTTCAAAGTGCATAGAACTTGCCATTAATCTAATGCGATTACTTGTTCATAAACTCAAAGTCGACAACATGAGTGTGGAAAAACTGCAAGGAATGGCAAGCATG GTGACTTGCCTTGCCAGGCTTTTTGCTGTTCTTCATACTGCAGTTAAATTTGATGCCCTGCACATGCTTACCACCCTCCTGTCCCAAAAGGAATCT CCACTTCATGATCTTTTGAGATCAATGCCGGCATCAATTTGGGAATCTCACATTCGAGTTGGAATCACTGCCATCCTCCAAAATCGTGTTG TATCCTCTGAAAAGCTGCATGCTCTTCTTTTGGCGGAGTGCATGATGTCCATACTAGGTGAGGATTGGTTGTCAGAAGATTGTAAAATCCAAAATACCCAGAATGTGTTGCCTGTTGACAA ATTTGTATTGCTTGTCCTAGAGTCTGCAAGAATTGAAGTGGCAGTCCTTCTAAATGAGCTTGCTTATTTGAAGTACGAGTCTTTAAAAACTTCTCAGACAGATGAAGCCGTCTGTCAGAAACAGAGAAACCTCGCTATATTATTTTCATTAATAGAACGAATAATCAAAATGATATCAAATGCCAGTAGCAGTGAAG GTGCACCAAGTCAGACTATCCGTGAAAGTACCATAATGCAGGCCATCACTGGATTAAACGAGACAATCAGTTTAGTTTTAGACTTTCTGCAGGATGCAAAG GAACATGGGCAACGGAAAGGTGATGATCTTTTGGCAGCTGCGAGAATAGTAGGAAG TTACCTGGCAGAGGCACCATATGCCTGCAAGGAGAAAACTAGAAATCTATTGGAATTTATCTTTTCTATAGAAGGTCAAGATGAATCAAG CCCCTTCTATTCTATTTGCTTCATGCTTCCAATGCTATCTCAAATAACAATGGAGGCTGATGGATGTAGAACTTTGGCATCATTTGGCGGCTATAAGGCA GTTATAGATTGCCTTGTTAAAATGACTGAGCAGGATGGAATCGACAATGGTAGCATGTTTTTGGCATGTGATACCATTATAAACTTCATGTCTAAT AAGAAAAGTGTCAATATTCCAGTGGATTCTTGTTTCATCCACCTCCTAAAAGCACTTGTTACATGGGCTG GAACCACAAATGCCTCATCGGTTACCATGACAGCATCCTGCTTATGCGCAATGCTGATAGACTTGACATCAGAAGAGTTTCTGTTGAGCTGCTCTGATTTTGACACCAAGACCCTTGGGAGTTTGTCTGAGCTCATTGTCAGAAGTTTGCAGCAG GATGTCCCTGACGATGATGGGGAGCAATTCAACCAGAAGCAGATGATTGTATCAG GTTACAGGCGATGGGCTAATCGATTTCCACATGTTAAAAACGTAGTGGAGCAGCATGTATCCTTGTGA